GATTGTCTGGAGGGTAGAACAACCGGTACGAAACTACTTCTTCTTGGGCGGGACGATGGCGTCCTTGCACGCCTTGGCGATGCGGAACTTCACCACCTTCTTGGCGGGAATCTTGATCGCTTCGCCGGTGGCGGGGTTGCGGCCCATGCGCGCCTTGGTGTCGCGCAGGACGAGCTTGCCCAAACCGGGGAGGGTGAACATCTTGTTCTTCTTGGTTTCGGCGATGGCGACC
The window above is part of the bacterium genome. Proteins encoded here:
- a CDS encoding HU family DNA-binding protein; its protein translation is VAIAETKKNKMFTLPGLGKLVLRDTKARMGRNPATGEAIKIPAKKVVKFRIAKACKDAIVPPKKK